From Acinonyx jubatus isolate Ajub_Pintada_27869175 chromosome E2, VMU_Ajub_asm_v1.0, whole genome shotgun sequence:
TCATTTCTACTAATTTCGTATCATCCCTCCCTTTATATAAGAGAGACACCGCAGACTGTGCCCCGATCAATTCTGTGTCTTACCAGGACTCACATGTCTTTCTCTACCCAGGGAGTCACTGATTTTGAACCCACTAGAACATCTTCCTTTGATCATGATGTGACCCTGACTGACTGCAGAACTTGGTCTACAACATACGTGCTCTCTAGATAGATATTCCTAGAGAAACTGGTCTTAGATTTTTCGGGTATTAACAGTGATTTTCatatatgaaaacaatttaaCGTCTCAATTTTCCATCTCATAACTGTGTTTACAAATGGTCCATGGGGCCAAatacccccacctccaccccaccatcTCCTACCATTCACCCCTTCTGCATTCGAAAACATCCACTTATATTTCAGGAAAGACCAATATGGTCCTCACTGCCCTCTGCAGtgggaaaaaaagactttaaagacTGAGGGCAGAGCACATAGTTCTCTGCCAAAGCCAGCCAGGTCCTGCCTGTCCCCCCTTACTCTTTTCTGGGTCATTTCTAGTCTTGACTCTGCTCTACCCTGTGTGGAGTCACTGTCTCATGCCAGTCACCATGGAGCACTTCAGCAGGACTGCCTAACTTTGTGGCCCTGCAGCCTGAGTACTGGGCTGACCTCCAGGCTTGCCCCTGGTGTCCCTGGGTGTTACTCTTCTCAAATACCCTGTTCCACGCCATGCTGCCCAGTGTTCTCCAGGGTTTCAAATTCTGGGAAGGCCCATAATTACCCATCTCCAGGATAACCGTGGAAAGCACGGCCTTGTGGAAAACACACGTAGGTTGGTTGGTGTGGGTCTGTGCAGTAGAAAGGGCCTCAGCACCTGTACTTTCCAGGTGAGGCCTCTGAGGTTGGTCAGACAGTCCACTGGTTAGGGAAGAACCAGGAGAGATCTGGGGTGGTCTCTGACTCCCTATCCTGTGTCTTCCACAACCAAACCCTGAGAAAGTCTGTCCTTGCTCTcagacagagagcaggggccCTATGTTCTCTGAGCCCTCACATCTTCTTGCATTTGTCTTGAGATACACAGATCTGCTTTATTCCTAAAGACTCGTGTTGGCAGACAGATGAGAGAAGGCAGCTCTGATTGAAGATGCCTTTGGAGGAATCACAGGTACCACACAGGGCAATGTTCTCTCTGTTGTCTACACAGCGGAGTTACCCAAACCCAACATCACAAGCAACAACTCGGACCCCGTGGAGAACGTGGATTCTGTAGTATTAACGTGTGAACCTCAGACTCAGAACACAAGCTACCTGTGGTCAGTAAACAGTAAGAGCCTCCCGGACAGCGCCAGGCTGGAGCTGTCCCTGGACAACAGGACTCTCACTTTACATGGTGTCACAAGGAATGACACAGGACCTTATGAGTGTGAAACCTGGAACCCAGTCAGTGCCGGTCATAGTGACCCATTCACCCTGAATGTTCTCTGTGAGTAACTTGTATTCCTACATGGCCCAGGCTGCCAGCCCAAATCCACGCTGCCAGAGGTCAGGCCACATCTGTCCTTCTGGGGTCTGAGTACCTGACTCTCACCTAGACACCCAGGCTGGCTATGGCTTCTTATCTCAGGCAAACCTGGGAAGGCCCAGCCTAAGCCAAGACTAGGAGGGAACAGGCTGCTCCTCCCTGGGAGGGTCGATAGCCTATGAGGGGGAAACAAGTTAATATCTCAGACTCAGGCTCAGTGAACACAGGGGGCTTATGGTTgggactatttatttatttttaaatttttatttattttgagagagagtacatgagcatTAGTGAGGtagggtcagagggagaaggagagagaatcccaagcaggccccaccctaacagcacggagccctgacatggggctccatcccacaaaccatgagatcatgacctgagctgaaaccaagagtaggatgcttaactgactgagccacccaggtgccctggttggGACTTTCTAAAACAGGGTTAAGACCTAGCTCAGAGGGATACTGTGGACATTATACAGACGAGGATCTTCCCCTTCCCTTGGATTACATCACGTGTGGCTTTATTCTGTTTGCTCCAGATGGCCCGGATGCCCCCACCATTTTCCCCTCAGACTCCTATTACCGTCCAGGGGCAAACCTCAGTCTCTCCTGCCACTCAGCCTCTAACCCACCTGCACAGTATTCTTGGCTTATCAATGGGAGCCCCCAGCCATCCTCACAGGAGCTCTTTATCCCTAACATCACTGTGAATGATAGTGGATCCTATACCTGCCTCGCCTATAACCCTGGCACTCGCCTCAGTAAGACCACAGTCAAGACTATCACAGTCTCTGGTAAGTGGATCCCTGGAGCATTTGCATCAAGCACTGTGGTGGAGATCTGTCTGGTTTTCAGAAAAGAGCCTAGAAGAAGTTAATTTGCATTTGCTTGCGACACAGATCTGTCCCTGAACTCTCCCATCACGTCTGCAGATGCTTCCTCCCCTTGCTCTCTGGTTTCTCATGGCAGATTTTGAGTCCAGCTTGGTATGTGGGAATAGGGTTCTCTCAGCCCCATGTAGTGGAGGGGGCTttccagagggagaaggagggttCTTTTTGCTACTGGCTCGTCCAATGACTGACTCTGCTGTAATGTCATCTGTGGTGGGACAGGAGAAGGTAGGTACATGAGAAGCCTCTCTGCAGTCTGGCCAAACTGTGCCACCAATTGCTCCAGAACCTCCCTCAGGTGAGGCTGCAGGGAAATGAGACAGAGCGAGCCTTGGTGCAGACGCCTCTGGTCTGTGTCCTGGTTCTGAAGTCTACCAGCTACATAACACTGGGTGACACCAGCACGTATGATACACCAAAGGAGGACAGTGAATAATGGTGCATAATTGAAAAGTAGGTGGATGAAGTCCCTCCACGGGACAGAAGGAACAGTGCAAAAGTAGATCTTTATACATACAGCTAAGAGTACCAGCCTTTTGTTAAAATGTAACCATTACTCTAAACGTCTCCTCCCTGTAATATTCAACCCACAGGCCAGGAAGTAAAAATCTTATTCAGACTGAGAAATCCTTTAGGTTGGAACTTTTCCAGGTCCTAAGCTCACAAAGACTGGCTAGGCTGTTctcattttctaattaattatttAACAAAAGGGAAATATCTTCCCTTTCTATGTAAAGCTCCCATACTAAAAAAGGTGCCTGATCTTTTCAGAAAACTCTAGAAAGGGTCACACAAAAGCCACTGGGTAAAAAATTCCACCTGCTGATGGGGATGCTGGACATGGGCTAAGAGGTGTGAGGTGCTGATGTCCAGGCAGACCAGACAGATGACTGAGGGCCAGAGGGGGACCTGAAGGTCAGACGGGGAGGCACAGCCCCCTCCTTATAGATCACCACCTGAACAAAGACACTCATTCTTCTGCAGACATCAGGGCCATCCTCTGGGGCACCTTTACAGAGCCCAGTGGGGCCCTCGGAGTGGCCGAGATCTTGGAAGAAGGAGCATGGCCCCAGGCCCCCTCTCATTCTGTCACCTCCTCTGTTTCTCCACAGAGCCAGTGTCCCAGCCCTCCATCAACATCAGCAACACCACAGCCACAGAACATAAGGACTCTGTGGTCCTGACCTGCTCTACAAATAACACAGGAGTCTCCATCTGGTGGTTCTTCAATAACCAGAGTCTAAAGCTCACGGAGAGGATGAAGCTGTCCCCAGACAACAGCACCCTCACCATAGACCCTGTCAGGAGGGAAGATGCCGGGGATTATCAGTGTGAGGTCTCCAACCCAGTCAGTTCCAGCAAAAGTGACCTCGTCAAGCTGAATGTGGAATGTAAGTGACACCTTACATCCGTAAGGTGAATGTAAGTAACACCGTGTTCCATCTTCCTGGGAAGAATCCTCACCAATGATGTGCAAAATGGATAGAAGTCACAGGGGGCAGAATAGCAATCAAGAGACCATTTCAGTAAACAGAATGGCAAAGTGGTTAAAAGCTAAGTGTCTGAATCAAATATACTTAGTTTCTTATCCTGGGTCTGGCATTTACTCTTGTGACCTTGCACAagattctttcttcccctctgttaccatttgtgtgtgtgtgtgtgtgtgtgtgtgtggcaaaatATACGTAAGGTTTACCATTTAAcaattttaagcatacagttcagtggcattaggaCATTCATATTGTACAACCATTACTACTACCCATTTCCAAAACTGTTTATCTTCCCATGTGAAAACTGTTCCCATTAAACAATAATGTCCCATGCCTGACCTTAACCCCAGTAACCACTatatcctactttctgtctctatgaatacGACTATTCTAAGTACCTTgtataaatgtaatcataacaatatttgttttttgtgtgtctggcttttttcacttagcataatgtcttcagggttcatccgttttatagcatatatcagaatttctttccttctttaaggctgaataatattcccttgtatgtatGTAGCACATTTTGTCTATGATTTATCTGCCTGTGAACTTTTGcatttttccactttttggctgttataaataatgcttctatgaacatgggtatacaaatatctgttcgaatccctgctttcatttctttggcatatatacccagaagtggaggtgctggatcaaatggtaattccttgttcaatttttttatgAACTGCCATtccattttccacagtgactgcaccatttcACAAAGAATGCAAAGAAGTTCCAGTTTCTACAcaccttgtcaacacttgttttctgttttgttttgttttgttttaaataatagccattctaatgggcatgaggtggtatctcattgtggttttgatatgtatttccctcatgatgagtgatgttgagcatcttttcatgtgcctgttgtctatctggctgtcttctttggagaaatgtctgttcaagtcctctgaccattttttaaatatttatttatttttggggagagcgcgagtgggggcggggggtagagagggggacagaggatctgaaggaggctttacactgacaggctgacagcagtgagcctgatatggggcttgagctcatgaaccacaagatcatgacctgagctgaagtcagacactcaaccaactgagccacccaggtgccccatcctctgcccattttttgagtaggttttttgttgttattgagttgtagttCTCTATtatggatattaaccccttatggcctatatgatttataaatatcttcccCCACTCAgggggttgtcttttcactttgttgatagtgtcctttgatacataaaaggttttaattttaattgaagtccagttcacttattttttcttttgtggcctgtgcttttagtgtcatatccaagaTGTCATTGCCAAATCCAGAGTCATGAAGCTTTcaccctgtgttttcttctaagagtttttataGTTctaactcttacatttaggtctttgagttaatttttcatatatgatATTAAGTTGGGGTTCAATTCTTTTGCATGGacatctagttttcccaacacccatttgctgaaaagtctgtcttttctccattgaatggtcttggcactcCTGTCAAAAATCCTGTGACCATGTGTATAAGGGTTTATCTCTAAAATTTCTATTCTGTATTATTGGTCTATTTGTTTGTCtttatgctagtaccacactgtttttattactgtagctttgtaagcTTTGTGGTAACTTGAAAATTGGGAAATATGAgtcctccatctttgttctttctcaagattgttttggatatttggggtcctttgaaattccgtatgaattttaggatagatttttctatttatgcaaaaaaaatgtcactgggattttttttatcaggattgcattgaatctgtagtcACTTTGAGTAGTACTgtcatcttaataatattaagtcttccaatccatgaacatgaaatgtctttccatttatttatgtctctaatttctttcagcaatgttttgtagtttttcagtGTATGAGtctctcacctccttggttaaattaattcctagtattttattcttttcgatGCTGTGGTAAATAGAATTATCTTAATATCCTTTTTGGAttattcattgttagtatataggaatacaactgatttttgtgtgttgatttagtatcttgcaactttgctgtatttattagttataacagcttttttttgtggaatctttagtgttttctatgttcatgtcctctgtgaacaaagatcattttatttctttccaatttggacacttttttttttttttttttttttttttgcctaactattgctctggctaggactttcaatGCTATTTTGGATAAAAGTGACAAAAGcaggcatccctgtcttgttcctaatcttagaggaaaaacatCTTACTCAAtgtctttcaccattgaggaaGATGttggctgtaggtttttcatatgtggccgtTACCATATTGagaaagtttccttctattcctagtttgagggtttttatcatgaaaagatgtcaACATCTTTGGCTGAATGCTtttactaattcaatctccttactagttataGATCTATTCAGaccttctatttcttcatgattctaTCTTGGTCAATTttgtgtttccaggaatttgtccatttcatccaggttatctaatttgttggcatacaattattCATAGTacctataatatttattattttataatacttattatttctataaaattgacAGTAATTTCCCgcactttcttttctccccccaactttcaattctgattttagtaatttaaatcttctttttcttttaaagtcaatCTAGTTAaaggcttgtcaattttgttaatcttttttgaAGAAACAATTTTTGGTTTCATAGAttctctctattgtttttctactattttattttcctcattctaatccttattattcccttccttctgctagctttgggtttagtttgtttttctttttccagtttcttacactgtacagttaggttattgatttgaggtcttctttttttaatgtaagtatttgCAATTACAAATTTCTTGCACAagattcttaatttctctgagcctaaTATTCCTCAACTGAAAGTGGTAATAAGAGTACTTGCTTCATGgtattgttttaaagatttaatgtAACAATTAAACCCTTAGCAAAAATGCTATGCCCAGAGGAAATGTTCCATAAGTGTTAGCTGccattattactactattatcaTTAGCTTCTACAAAGTCAGGTAGTCCTAAAGTCAAATCCCAGATCCATCTTTTACTGGCCATATGACTTTGGATAAATTATTCACTACTCTCAGCCTCAATGTTTttaatctgcaaaatggaaatagtgTCTATCTTAAAGGGTTATTATATGAATCAAATGAGTCAATAGTAAAGTACTTACCACagagcctagcacatagtaagtacccCATaacagtagctaacatttatataCAGGCTTGAGTTGACTGGTAAggacaacagaaataaaaaagaagaaacagatgtgaACAGTACTATATATGGGTATGGAAAGCATTATGCAAAAAAGCCACTGGGACATAGTTACTGACTGaacatggaaaaggaaaaaaaggagttgAGTGCAAAGTTTCAAGCCTGTTATGTTAGTTTTTATCCCCTGAGATGCAGCTAAAGTGggattacttatttatttatatttattgagaaaaatatttacttatttattggggAAACATGCCTGTGAGGGAAAGTAAGCAGGAGTGGGTGGAGTCTGGTGCCACACCTGAACACAGAAAAATGTGCGACCATGAAAAGATGGGAAGTTATACAAAAATAGCAATCAATCTTTCTCACATTCCCAAAGCCTTCACAATATCTGAGTGCAGAAAGGCCAGGATGGAATTGAGGCAAGCCTCATCACCAGCCTAGAATAcagtgagagggaaaaaaatgacagatgaaGTCAGCTAATCACCTCACAGCAAACTTCCCACAGAAAATGTATTCCTTGAAGGAACGAGTGGAGACCACTACATGTTAAGAGTTGTCCCCTGGGGGACCCCCACTGTCAAATAATGTCACCctcattcattcttctctcttctttccctgacAGATGATTTCACACAACAAAGTTCTGGCCTCTCCGCTGGGGCTATTGCCGGCATCGTGATCGGAGTCCTGGCCGGGGTTGCTCTCATAGCAGCCCTGCTGTACTTTCTGTGTAACAGAAAGTCTGGCGGGTATGATGGCCCTTCCCCATTGTTCTGTTTTCTCCAAGGCTAACTGCCATGcttgggagagggaaggagacttCACCTCTGTCTCTGGGCCTGGATCTACTCCTCCTCCTTTCTAAACCCCTGCTTCTGGGCACTAATTCCTGTGGATCTCTTCTCCATGCTTCCTGCACCCCACTCTCTCTCGGACATGGTAATTCCCATCCCCATCTTGTTTAGAGGGGGCAGATCCCATTATACTTCTGTCTCCCAGTCAGGGAAGCCAAGGCccaagaaggaaacaaatgagaaaatgaaaggagGAACAGGAGAACgggagtcacatgctctgttgACAGTAGTAGGAGGGAGGGATAGGACAGGAGGACAAGCTAAGAAGAGGTACAAACAGCCAAAGGCCTCTTTGGGCAATAAGTgaaatgagacagaaaacagCATCTACCTACAAAAGAGGAAAGGTGTCAGCGTACAGGTAGGCTCATATGCAGTTGATAAAGAATGGACCTAAATGTGGACATCCAGCAAACAGGACAGGAGTAAAGCCTAGAGGAGACCGTGGGTACACAAGAAAGAGGCCCTAAGAGGGAAGGCAGTATAATCCAGGTATAAATGAACACTGAGGAGCCCCAAGGAGTTACCTGCTGATGATGTCCTTCCTAATTCAAGGAGCAAAGATCCTATGCTTGGGAATAGCAGTCACACTGTCTGATATTTATTTAGGACAAGTGACCTGCGTGATCTCACAGAGCACAAACCCTCAGCCTCCAACCACAGTAAGTAAAGCCACTCACCCAGTGAGACCTGACATGTTCCACCACGTGCCCCGCCCCATCAGTGAATCCTGGATTCCCGAACTACTCAGTACCTTCTGAATTTTTAGAAGGGATTTCCATTTCCCAACCTTAGGTTGGCATAGGTCCTCATACCCTTCTAGCCACAAAAGATTCCCCTGAGACACAGCCCTGGGAGAGACGCTCACTCCACCCGGGCCAGGCAGGCCTGCATAAGATGGACATGTTTCCAGGAGCCATTTCCTCACCCATAgtcctccccctcctgcctctaTGATGGATGTGGGCATTCTCCTTTGGTGAGACTCTCCCTGTCTTGTGGTGCTCTGGGTACTGTGGGCCTCGACGTCCCTCCTTGCCACTGAAGCTTGTTGCTGAGAAATACATCTGGGCAAAAAATCAAGGCCTTGTGAACTGGAAGAAATTTTCAGAAGTGGACTAAGGCCTTCCGGGCTCTACTCTTGCCCCCCCTCTGGTACTAATGCCCTGGGTGTGGACCACAGATACTGAGGAAGTGAATTCCTCAAGCCATCATAGGCTACCTCCTTACCCTACCCTGCTCCCACCTGCCAGCTCCTTCAGCTAGAAATCATGAGAGCTTAGGAAACCCACACACATCTCCACCTTCCAACCCCTGTTCCAAGGCCATAAATCAGCTTTGCATTTTCATGGATTGATAACTCTTCCTTTGCTTCCCCAGGTCAGGACCACTCTGACAATGTGCATAACAAGGTAAGCACAGCCAGTTTCACTGGCTCATTTTCTCATGGAAATATCTCTGTGTAGGATAggttattttttgtaatgttcatttatttttaagagagagagagagacagagtgtgtgtgcacgtgcgtgcactTGCCTGCACAAGTAAGGAAGGagcaaagacagaggcagagagagaaaatcctaaacaggctcctcgctgtcagcatagagcctgacgaaCCCgtgacgtgagatcatgacctgactcaaaatcaagagtcggacacttaaacgaatgagctacccaggtgcccctagaatgggTTATTCTTGAAAACACAAATGTGAGATCAAGTTTGGGTCAAAATTCCTCAAAACGGTAACAAACAAAGGAGTACTGGTTAATTATTCCCTTGAGTCTACCTCATTGCCAGAACGTGGACTTTGGAATTAACCTCATCCTctgtttaaatcctggctctgactCTCAgtaactctgtgaccttggacaagtaacTTAAGCTCTTTGAGCCTTGgctttgtcatctgtaaaatgggcatgctGCCTACTTCAAAGAGAAGTTgaaggaattaaatgagatggcaAATGGAAAGCACCCAGCACAATGCCCAGCATAAGTCACTAAGCCGTTCTCCCTCCTCTACCTCCACTGACCCTGCTCTTACCAACAAAGTACAGTGTCCATTCTGGTGGGTCTGAGGCCTTGGTTCTTTACTTTATAATAATTTTACCACATTTTTCTCATCTTAACCCTTCAGtagaatatacacatatatcaaaagGTGCTTAAatcataaaatgcattttaaccaTGTGTAAATTTTCATGAGTTGAACACAAgcagcacccagatcaagaaacaaacCATCCCTACCCCCCCAAACACCCTCCAGCTCTGGACTTCTTCCAGAAAGTAACCACTATCCTCACTTCCAGTGCACGGGATTACTTTTGTCTGTTTATGCTCTTACATAATGAACAACACAGTATATCCTTGtatgtgtctagcttctttcattcaaattgttttgtgagattcatccatatccTTTTATGCATTTGTAGCTTGTCCATTCTCTTTGCTGTATCATCGCATCTCACTATGAATATTATAATCTACCTCTTCTAATGATCACTCCACAGGATGTTAGCAAGCAGAGTAGTAATGGGTAATAAAAGCCCTTCTCCAAAACTAAAGGTTTCAAAGTGGTGATAGCACGTGGTGCTCAATCACACGACACAAGGTGAGAGCCTGACCTATGACACTGATTGAACTGACCACACTGTTCATGCCTTTCAGACTGATGAAGTTGCATATTCTTCCCTGAACTTCAATGTCCAGGCACCAAAGAAATCAGCGTCAGCCTCCCCACCCCTAACAGCCACAGAAACAGTGTATTCAGAAGTCCAAAAGAAGTAATACCTTCTGT
This genomic window contains:
- the LOC106987705 gene encoding carcinoembryonic antigen-related cell adhesion molecule 1-like isoform X1; this encodes MEPPSALPRGGRVPWQELLLAVSLLTFWNPPTTAQVTVESVPPNAAEGKDVLLRVHNLPANLIGCGWFKGTTIDPYRQIVSYAADTQEITPGFAHSGRETLYHNGSLLFQNISLEDTGYYTLQIIKRNVQVERLTGQLRVYPELPKPNITSNNSDPVENVDSVVLTCEPQTQNTSYLWSVNSKSLPDSARLELSLDNRTLTLHGVTRNDTGPYECETWNPVSAGHSDPFTLNVLYGPDAPTIFPSDSYYRPGANLSLSCHSASNPPAQYSWLINGSPQPSSQELFIPNITVNDSGSYTCLAYNPGTRLSKTTVKTITVSEPVSQPSINISNTTATEHKDSVVLTCSTNNTGVSIWWFFNNQSLKLTERMKLSPDNSTLTIDPVRREDAGDYQCEVSNPVSSSKSDLVKLNVEYDFTQQSSGLSAGAIAGIVIGVLAGVALIAALLYFLCNRKSGGTSDLRDLTEHKPSASNHSQDHSDNVHNKTDEVAYSSLNFNVQAPKKSASASPPLTATETVYSEVQKK
- the LOC106987705 gene encoding carcinoembryonic antigen-related cell adhesion molecule 1-like isoform X2; translation: MEPPSALPRGGRVPWQELLLAVSLLTFWNPPTTAQVTVESVPPNAAEGKDVLLRVHNLPANLIGCGWFKGTTIDPYRQIVSYAADTQEITPGFAHSGRETLYHNGSLLFQNISLEDTGYYTLQIIKRNVQVERLTGQLRVYPELPKPNITSNNSDPVENVDSVVLTCEPQTQNTSYLWSVNSKSLPDSARLELSLDNRTLTLHGVTRNDTGPYECETWNPVSAGHSDPFTLNVLYGPDAPTIFPSDSYYRPGANLSLSCHSASNPPAQYSWLINGSPQPSSQELFIPNITVNDSGSYTCLAYNPGTRLSKTTVKTITVSEPVSQPSINISNTTATEHKDSVVLTCSTNNTGVSIWWFFNNQSLKLTERMKLSPDNSTLTIDPVRREDAGDYQCEVSNPVSSSKSDLVKLNVEYDFTQQSSGLSAGAIAGIVIGVLAGVALIAALLYFLCNRKSGGSGPL